One window from the genome of Mucilaginibacter ginsenosidivorans encodes:
- a CDS encoding SusC/RagA family TonB-linked outer membrane protein, with protein MFICSSGYAQTQRITGKITAADDGRPVPGATVKVKGTRVATVSDVNGDYAINAKPTDVLLFSFLSYATQEIPVKNNNSINVKLVFTNTSLNEVVVTGYAKTKRKDVTGSISSIKGDDLRQTLPTTFDQALQGKVAGVVVQQISGQPGGGVSIQIRGISSITGSNSPLYVIDGVIIPPVSDPGNGGNPLNAINPADIESIDVLKDASATAIYGSQATNGVVVITTKRGKAGAPTVSYDFYAGDQEIPKKLPTMNLQQYATFMDARAVVWGFGARPEFANPQYLGAGTDWQSELFRRAPMNSHTVTVSGGDDKTQYLLAGSYFDQQGIALGSDFKRYSVRLNLDNKTTKWLKVGTSLQLAHINQNQNTSADGIISSALSLTPDVPVRNPDGSWGGVTTTDGWVPGIVNPVAIAQLSTNVATRNQAFGNAYAEIQFTKDLSFRTEVSGNFDFGTADNFTPTYTFGKVINGVNSGSSNSSQNIYTVLRNFLTYNHSFKKFNLNVLAGHESQSSWSENVGAGRTNFPSNNVQAISAGDPTSATNSGSYGPGSSLESYFGRVNFSWADKYLITGNIRDDGSSSFPANNRWSITYSGAFAWKINNEALLRNVKAINELKLRIGYGLTNNQNIPGNTYVTQLTTEANGLSGIAQFQSNLPNPNVTWEKTDYYDAGLDGTFFNGRLSFSLDVYDRETKGLLLAEPLPMYSGSSTGFSPGSMAAPYANVGSMRNTGFDLQISSTNIASKNFTWKSGFTISRNVNKVLSLGNGGADASLTQKSYTNNEIVEKTVVGQPIGEFYGYIFDGVFAKPQDFQTHALPVDQSGKPYPISSAGGGIWYGDRMFKDLNGDGIIDSRDQTFLGSPIPKFQYGISNSFFYKNFDLNIFFSGDYGNKIFNQMSIQQTNPIASTAYFSSTLGYARLGLVDPNGSASDINNVYVINPKTTIFSLRNDVTNDNTRSSNLYIQDGSFLKCKNITLGYHLPENILSKIYVHSIRVYATVTNVFTITKYVGMDPEIGSWNPLQAGWDGGYYPQPRVYTIGANITFNK; from the coding sequence ATGTTTATTTGTTCTTCAGGTTATGCACAGACTCAACGTATTACCGGTAAGATAACTGCAGCGGACGACGGCCGCCCGGTACCAGGAGCAACTGTAAAAGTAAAAGGAACCCGGGTAGCCACAGTAAGTGACGTTAACGGCGACTATGCTATTAACGCAAAACCCACTGATGTGCTGCTGTTCAGTTTTCTGAGTTATGCGACGCAGGAAATACCTGTTAAAAACAATAATAGTATTAATGTAAAACTAGTTTTCACAAATACCAGCTTAAATGAGGTGGTAGTTACAGGTTACGCCAAAACAAAAAGAAAAGATGTTACAGGATCTATAAGTTCGATAAAGGGAGACGATCTGCGCCAGACGCTACCAACTACTTTTGATCAGGCTCTGCAAGGAAAAGTTGCAGGTGTTGTGGTGCAGCAAATATCGGGTCAGCCGGGTGGTGGAGTATCTATTCAAATACGTGGTATATCATCAATAACAGGTTCTAACTCGCCATTATATGTAATAGACGGCGTTATTATCCCTCCTGTCAGCGACCCTGGCAATGGCGGTAACCCGTTAAATGCTATCAATCCTGCTGATATAGAATCGATAGATGTTTTGAAAGATGCATCGGCGACCGCGATATATGGTTCGCAGGCCACCAATGGAGTTGTTGTGATCACTACAAAAAGAGGCAAGGCCGGCGCGCCAACAGTAAGCTACGATTTCTATGCCGGTGACCAGGAAATACCAAAGAAACTCCCTACTATGAACCTGCAGCAGTATGCTACCTTCATGGATGCCCGGGCGGTGGTTTGGGGCTTTGGTGCAAGGCCTGAGTTTGCCAATCCGCAATATTTAGGTGCGGGCACCGATTGGCAAAGTGAATTATTTCGAAGAGCGCCGATGAATAGCCACACTGTAACCGTAAGCGGTGGTGATGACAAAACCCAATATTTACTCGCGGGCTCTTATTTCGATCAGCAAGGGATAGCGCTTGGGTCTGATTTCAAAAGATACTCTGTTCGGCTAAACCTGGACAATAAAACCACTAAATGGCTAAAAGTGGGAACCAGCCTTCAATTGGCACACATTAATCAAAACCAAAATACTTCCGCTGATGGTATAATAAGCTCGGCGCTAAGCCTGACGCCCGATGTTCCCGTACGGAACCCGGATGGCTCGTGGGGCGGGGTGACAACCACAGATGGTTGGGTGCCGGGCATTGTAAATCCAGTGGCCATCGCCCAACTTTCAACAAACGTTGCAACGAGAAACCAAGCGTTCGGCAACGCCTATGCCGAAATTCAATTTACCAAAGACTTGTCATTCCGGACCGAAGTATCGGGTAATTTCGACTTTGGCACAGCGGATAATTTTACGCCCACCTACACTTTTGGCAAAGTTATTAATGGTGTCAATAGTGGCAGCTCAAATAGTTCGCAAAACATTTATACGGTATTGCGCAACTTTTTAACCTACAATCATTCTTTCAAAAAATTTAATCTGAATGTTTTAGCAGGGCATGAATCGCAGTCGAGCTGGTCCGAAAATGTTGGCGCCGGCCGAACAAATTTCCCTTCGAACAATGTACAGGCGATTAGTGCCGGCGATCCGACCTCGGCTACAAACTCAGGTAGTTATGGACCTGGTAGTTCATTGGAATCCTATTTCGGCCGTGTCAATTTTTCCTGGGCTGATAAATACCTGATCACTGGTAACATACGCGACGATGGTTCTTCAAGCTTTCCGGCAAATAATCGCTGGAGTATCACTTATTCAGGCGCATTTGCCTGGAAGATCAATAACGAAGCACTTCTAAGAAATGTAAAAGCTATCAATGAATTGAAATTAAGAATCGGGTACGGGCTTACCAACAACCAAAACATACCAGGCAATACTTATGTGACGCAGCTTACAACAGAGGCTAATGGTTTGTCGGGGATAGCGCAGTTCCAAAGCAATTTGCCTAACCCTAATGTGACCTGGGAAAAAACAGATTATTACGATGCCGGGCTTGATGGTACGTTTTTTAATGGACGCCTAAGTTTTTCGTTAGATGTTTATGACCGCGAGACAAAGGGACTTTTGTTAGCGGAACCGCTTCCGATGTATTCAGGTTCGTCCACCGGTTTTTCTCCAGGGTCCATGGCGGCACCTTATGCCAATGTAGGTTCTATGCGTAATACTGGGTTTGACCTGCAGATCAGTTCTACAAATATTGCCAGTAAGAATTTCACCTGGAAAAGTGGATTTACCATATCCCGAAACGTTAATAAAGTGCTCAGTTTAGGCAACGGGGGGGCCGATGCCAGCTTAACCCAAAAATCTTATACCAACAACGAAATCGTTGAAAAAACAGTGGTAGGCCAGCCCATCGGTGAATTCTATGGTTATATTTTCGATGGCGTGTTTGCAAAACCGCAGGATTTTCAAACACACGCATTACCTGTTGATCAATCCGGTAAACCATATCCAATTTCTTCCGCAGGCGGGGGTATCTGGTACGGCGACCGCATGTTTAAAGACTTGAACGGCGATGGTATTATCGATTCAAGGGACCAAACGTTTTTAGGTTCGCCGATCCCGAAATTTCAATATGGTATCAGCAACTCATTTTTCTACAAAAATTTTGATCTGAATATTTTCTTTAGCGGCGATTACGGCAATAAGATATTCAATCAGATGTCTATCCAGCAAACCAACCCGATAGCCAGCACCGCCTATTTTTCATCCACCTTAGGTTACGCGCGTTTAGGTCTAGTCGACCCCAATGGCTCGGCATCTGATATAAACAATGTGTATGTCATTAACCCAAAGACAACAATCTTCAGCCTGAGAAATGATGTCACCAACGATAACACTCGTTCATCTAACCTGTATATACAGGATGGTTCATTCCTGAAATGTAAGAACATCACCCTAGGTTATCACCTGCCGGAAAATATCTTATCAAAAATATACGTGCATTCAATCCGGGTATATGCTACAGTTACCAATGTATTTACCATAACAAAATATGTGGGTATGGACCCTGAAATTGGTTCTTGGAACCCACTTCAGGCAGGTTGGGACGGCGGTTACTATCCGCAGCCCCGGGTATACACGATTGGTGCAAACATCACCTTTAACAAATAA
- a CDS encoding hybrid sensor histidine kinase/response regulator transcription factor, with protein sequence MFRKFSLIVFYCFLAVGVLYAQNIHYQFSRLNIADGLSNNGINCFYKDSKGFMWIGTGSGLNRYDGYTFKVFKRSNDTTGLSDDDITGIFEGPSGKLWIATMAGFNVYNPAEDRFEHDAEKQLNDIGIPDKNVWDIKKDRWGNFWFVDDSYGIYKYRPGGQKAIHLRHNAKDNKSLYSDKITGVAESPGGSLWVAYQNGVLDNIDENTCVVTNRVYALNKLRPRGNANYHVFADHDGDLWVFEEGSPNGVFYYDVKKGTIKNITSASAGGHLSSDIVMGVLQDNKNLIWIGTDHGGINIIDKNNFKVQSLLTREGDSKSLAQNSITCLYKASDGIVWIGTYKKGISYYHPDIIKFPLIKHFASDPRSLPYDDVNRFVEDDLGNLWIGTNGSGLIYYDRKAGTYKSFVNNPADPNSLSNNVVVSLCIDHKKRLWIGTYFGGMDCFDGHTFRHFKHNSSPESVADNRISDIIEDSSHHLWIGTIGGGLDSFDPESGRFKHYTAGGGLTINYISKLAEDKAGNIWIGTAYGLNILTRQSKFISYVRLGNPTNGVVNNNISGLIEDSRHLFWITTRDGVSIFNPKTKKFRNLHKSDGLPDNNTQDVLEDNHGNMWISTANGLCNIIVSGDGDNLNLRFKNFDEGDGLQGREFNRYSSMKTRQGELIFGGANGFNLFNPVDIRAGSGPQAIVLTNFLVFNSPVQPKQSLDGYVVLEKSILDTKSITLRHAENMFTIEFAALNFVNPEKVSYQYKLQGFDKQWIAADNNSRRATYTNLDAGDYTFKVRAIMPLGVRPVSEATLSIRVLPPFYKSPVAYLVYVLVIFGVLYFIRRKGIEKLKMRFAIEEERKEAKRIQELDMMKIKFLTNVSHEFRTPLSLIMAPVDKMISQASDKDQRTQAELIKRNAKRLLNLVNQLLDFRKMEVNELQLSPQPGDIIQFIKDASYSFADLAEKKNISFLFDTDIDSLVTNFDYDKIERIIFNLLSNAFKFTPPGGHVSICLTVTADHDDPENNWLEIRIIDTGIGIEKEKHNKIFDCFFQNEVPDSLINQGSGIGLSITKEFVNLHHGEITVESEPGNGSCFIVSIPVKSEDLSLSELITAPAPAIETVSAIKRDSGTYLEKNKKSLVLLVEDNEDFRFYLKENLKEHFQIVEAANGKDGWQKALAIHPALIVSDISMPEMNGIDLCKKLKNDSRTSHIPVILLTALSGEEDQVKGLGFGATDYMTKPFNFEILLSKIKNLLILQDTFKRTYKKQLDVQLENVEVASEDEKLLRNVVDYIEKNMSNDRLSVEELSREMAMSRVSLYKKLLTLTGKSPLEFIRSVKMKRAAQLLASGQMTIAMVSYEVGFNSPTYFTRTFKEEFKLLPSEYIAEIRKNASPVSDLTH encoded by the coding sequence ATGTTTAGAAAATTTTCCCTAATTGTTTTCTATTGCTTTCTGGCTGTCGGCGTATTGTATGCACAGAATATCCATTACCAGTTTTCACGACTAAATATAGCAGATGGGCTTTCTAACAACGGTATTAACTGCTTTTATAAAGACAGTAAAGGCTTTATGTGGATCGGGACTGGGTCGGGCCTAAACCGGTATGATGGCTATACATTTAAGGTATTCAAACGCTCGAACGATACCACAGGGCTCAGCGATGATGATATAACCGGGATATTCGAAGGGCCGTCAGGAAAGCTTTGGATCGCAACAATGGCGGGGTTTAATGTTTATAACCCTGCAGAAGACCGGTTTGAACACGATGCCGAGAAGCAGCTAAACGATATAGGTATCCCTGACAAAAATGTCTGGGATATAAAAAAGGATAGATGGGGAAACTTTTGGTTCGTAGATGATTCTTATGGTATTTATAAATACAGGCCAGGGGGTCAAAAGGCTATACACCTGAGGCACAACGCAAAAGACAATAAATCTTTGTATTCGGATAAAATAACGGGCGTTGCTGAAAGTCCCGGAGGTAGCCTGTGGGTGGCTTACCAAAATGGTGTGCTTGATAATATAGATGAGAATACCTGTGTGGTTACTAACCGCGTATATGCCCTTAACAAGTTGCGCCCGAGGGGTAACGCCAATTACCATGTGTTTGCTGACCATGACGGTGATTTGTGGGTGTTCGAAGAGGGGAGCCCAAACGGTGTGTTTTATTACGATGTAAAAAAAGGGACTATAAAAAATATCACCAGCGCCTCGGCCGGCGGGCACCTGTCCTCGGACATTGTGATGGGAGTGTTACAGGATAATAAAAACCTTATTTGGATCGGTACTGACCATGGCGGAATAAACATTATCGACAAAAATAATTTTAAAGTACAAAGTCTTTTAACCCGGGAAGGCGATTCCAAAAGCCTGGCCCAAAACAGTATAACATGCCTTTATAAAGCGAGCGACGGCATTGTTTGGATCGGCACTTATAAGAAGGGCATAAGTTATTATCATCCCGATATTATTAAATTTCCACTGATTAAACATTTTGCTTCGGATCCCCGCAGCCTTCCTTACGATGATGTTAACCGGTTTGTGGAAGACGATCTTGGTAATTTATGGATCGGGACAAATGGTAGCGGATTGATTTACTATGATCGCAAAGCCGGCACTTATAAAAGCTTCGTCAACAATCCTGCTGACCCTAACAGCTTGTCGAATAACGTCGTTGTCAGCCTTTGCATAGACCATAAAAAAAGATTGTGGATTGGCACCTACTTTGGTGGCATGGACTGCTTTGACGGACACACGTTCAGGCATTTCAAGCATAATAGTTCGCCGGAATCAGTTGCAGATAACCGCATATCCGACATCATAGAAGATTCTTCCCACCATTTGTGGATTGGAACTATAGGCGGCGGCCTCGATTCGTTCGATCCCGAATCAGGCAGGTTCAAACATTATACAGCAGGCGGCGGGCTGACCATAAACTATATTTCAAAACTTGCAGAAGATAAGGCAGGCAATATATGGATAGGAACTGCTTATGGGCTAAACATTTTAACTCGCCAATCTAAGTTTATTTCCTACGTCCGGCTGGGTAACCCAACGAACGGAGTTGTAAACAATAATATTTCCGGGCTCATTGAAGATTCGCGCCATTTATTCTGGATTACAACGCGCGACGGTGTCAGTATCTTCAATCCCAAAACAAAAAAGTTCAGAAATCTGCATAAGAGCGACGGGTTGCCGGACAACAATACGCAGGATGTGCTGGAGGATAATCATGGCAACATGTGGATTAGTACAGCTAATGGCTTGTGCAATATTATTGTCTCCGGTGATGGCGACAACCTTAACCTGCGCTTTAAAAATTTTGATGAAGGCGATGGCTTGCAAGGGCGTGAATTTAACAGGTATTCTTCGATGAAAACAAGGCAGGGTGAACTCATTTTCGGAGGGGCAAACGGATTCAATTTATTTAACCCGGTTGATATCCGGGCTGGCTCCGGGCCCCAAGCCATCGTTTTGACCAATTTTTTGGTTTTCAACAGTCCTGTTCAGCCTAAACAAAGCCTCGATGGCTATGTAGTTCTGGAAAAATCAATACTTGATACAAAGTCGATAACACTCCGGCACGCCGAGAATATGTTTACCATTGAATTTGCAGCCTTGAACTTTGTAAACCCGGAAAAGGTAAGTTACCAATATAAACTGCAGGGTTTCGATAAGCAATGGATTGCTGCAGACAACAATTCGCGCAGGGCGACCTATACCAATCTCGATGCGGGCGACTATACCTTTAAGGTGAGGGCGATCATGCCTTTGGGCGTTCGCCCGGTTTCGGAAGCTACCCTCAGCATCCGTGTACTGCCGCCGTTTTATAAGTCGCCCGTTGCTTACCTGGTATATGTGCTGGTTATTTTTGGCGTGCTATATTTCATCAGGCGCAAGGGGATTGAAAAACTGAAGATGCGGTTCGCAATTGAAGAGGAAAGGAAAGAGGCCAAGCGGATACAGGAACTGGATATGATGAAGATCAAGTTCCTTACTAACGTGAGCCATGAATTCCGTACGCCGTTATCGCTAATTATGGCGCCGGTGGATAAAATGATCAGCCAGGCTTCCGACAAAGATCAAAGAACGCAAGCCGAACTCATTAAACGTAACGCAAAACGCCTGCTAAATCTTGTCAATCAATTGTTGGATTTCCGGAAAATGGAAGTAAATGAGTTACAGCTTAGCCCGCAGCCGGGGGACATAATCCAATTCATTAAAGATGCTTCTTATTCGTTTGCCGATCTTGCCGAAAAAAAGAATATCAGCTTCCTGTTTGATACAGATATTGATAGCCTCGTTACCAATTTTGACTACGATAAGATTGAACGAATCATCTTTAACCTGCTGTCTAATGCTTTCAAATTTACACCGCCGGGCGGCCATGTCAGCATATGCCTTACGGTAACCGCCGATCATGATGACCCTGAAAATAATTGGCTTGAAATTCGGATTATTGACACCGGAATAGGGATAGAAAAGGAGAAACATAATAAGATATTTGACTGCTTCTTCCAAAATGAAGTTCCAGACTCGCTGATCAACCAGGGCAGTGGAATCGGGCTGTCGATAACAAAAGAATTTGTTAATCTCCACCATGGCGAGATAACCGTAGAAAGCGAACCCGGGAATGGTAGTTGTTTTATTGTGAGCATACCTGTAAAATCAGAGGATTTGAGCTTGTCGGAGTTGATCACTGCGCCTGCTCCGGCTATCGAAACAGTTTCGGCAATAAAACGTGACAGCGGCACGTATCTTGAAAAAAATAAAAAATCACTTGTGTTGCTGGTGGAAGACAACGAGGATTTCAGATTCTACCTGAAAGAGAATCTGAAAGAGCATTTCCAGATTGTTGAAGCGGCCAACGGAAAGGACGGATGGCAAAAAGCGTTGGCCATTCATCCGGCATTAATAGTTAGCGATATCAGCATGCCCGAAATGAATGGTATCGATTTATGCAAAAAGCTAAAAAATGATTCGAGGACATCGCATATACCAGTGATATTGCTTACGGCACTTAGTGGTGAGGAAGACCAGGTAAAAGGCCTGGGATTTGGTGCTACCGACTACATGACCAAACCCTTCAATTTTGAGATATTGCTTTCGAAAATCAAAAACCTTTTGATTTTGCAGGACACATTTAAGCGTACCTATAAAAAGCAATTGGATGTTCAATTGGAAAACGTTGAGGTCGCATCCGAAGATGAGAAGCTTTTGAGAAATGTGGTTGATTATATAGAAAAAAACATGTCGAACGACCGTTTATCGGTTGAAGAATTGAGCCGCGAAATGGCCATGAGCCGGGTGTCGCTATACAAAAAACTATTGACCCTGACCGGGAAATCTCCTTTAGAATTTATCAGGTCGGTTAAAATGAAGCGGGCTGCACAACTACTAGCCAGTGGTCAAATGACGATTGCTATGGTCTCTTATGAAGTCGGTTTTAACTCGCCCACCTATTTTACAAGAACTTTTAAAGAAGAATTCAAATTACTACCGTCGGAATACATTGCGGAGATCCGCAAAAATGCATCCCCCGTAAGTGACCTGACTCACTGA
- a CDS encoding glycoside hydrolase family 5 protein has protein sequence MKIKGNLNFGIHLLLFIAFASCHKRTALAVHRSSISAGKGYPNYNVLPAKPDTVGMNSTAAQLAARMTIGWNIGNTLEATGGETAWGNPKVTDALIKEIKKSGFNAVRIPCSWDQYANQSTAKIKAAWLNRVKEVVKYCIDNDMYVILNIHWDGGWLENNCTPEKKAAVNAKQKAYWEQIATYLRDFDEHLIFASANEPAVASPVQMDVLLSYHQTFIDAVRSTGGKNAYRTLVIQGPSTDFDKTLHLMTKMPEDQAKNRLMLEVHSYTPYQFALMTQDEKWGNQFYYWGLGYHSSADIAHNATWGEESEIDRAAKDIKAKFIDEGVPVIIGEFGAIRRSSLVGDALNRHLNARAHYLKYFVKQAKADGLVPFYWDEGRLGNNSFGVFNRQTNTVFDKQALDSLICGTN, from the coding sequence ATGAAAATAAAAGGGAACCTGAATTTCGGGATTCATTTGCTGCTGTTTATTGCTTTCGCGTCTTGTCACAAAAGAACAGCGTTGGCGGTTCACAGGTCGTCTATCTCTGCAGGTAAAGGTTATCCAAACTATAACGTTTTGCCTGCAAAGCCTGATACTGTTGGAATGAATAGTACTGCTGCCCAACTTGCAGCAAGAATGACTATAGGCTGGAATATCGGAAATACGCTGGAAGCGACAGGCGGTGAGACAGCCTGGGGAAACCCAAAAGTTACAGACGCCCTTATTAAAGAAATAAAAAAAAGCGGCTTTAATGCAGTACGGATACCCTGCTCGTGGGACCAATATGCAAATCAGTCTACCGCGAAAATAAAAGCTGCCTGGTTAAACCGCGTGAAGGAGGTAGTTAAATATTGTATTGATAATGACATGTACGTTATTCTCAATATCCATTGGGATGGCGGCTGGCTCGAGAATAACTGCACGCCTGAAAAAAAAGCAGCAGTGAATGCAAAACAAAAAGCATACTGGGAACAAATAGCTACTTACCTGCGCGATTTTGATGAGCATTTAATTTTTGCAAGCGCCAATGAGCCGGCGGTAGCCAGTCCTGTTCAAATGGATGTCCTGCTTTCATACCATCAAACATTTATCGATGCTGTTCGTTCGACTGGGGGTAAGAACGCGTATCGGACGCTGGTGATCCAGGGTCCGTCGACTGATTTTGATAAGACCCTGCACCTGATGACGAAAATGCCGGAAGACCAGGCCAAAAACAGGTTAATGTTAGAGGTACATTCCTATACACCATACCAATTTGCACTGATGACCCAGGATGAGAAATGGGGAAATCAATTTTATTATTGGGGACTTGGGTATCACTCGTCGGCTGATATTGCCCACAATGCTACCTGGGGCGAAGAATCTGAAATAGACCGGGCAGCTAAAGACATAAAAGCCAAATTTATTGATGAAGGAGTCCCTGTTATTATTGGAGAATTTGGAGCGATCAGACGTTCATCGCTGGTTGGAGATGCTTTAAATCGTCATTTGAACGCACGCGCCCATTATCTTAAGTATTTTGTAAAACAGGCTAAAGCAGATGGCTTAGTACCTTTTTATTGGGACGAAGGCCGTCTTGGCAATAACTCCTTCGGTGTTTTTAACAGGCAGACAAACACAGTATTTGATAAACAGGCCCTGGATTCGCTTATTTGTGGAACAAATTGA
- a CDS encoding glycoside hydrolase family 97 protein codes for MKHLLLVLGLFLGLMGYAQEILSPNKKIKVVVEMQPAGQKGLGQACFKVLYKSNGTYVEALPASPLGIVRADQEFVSNLKLVEEGKPVAVHDKYEMLIGKRRLCEDFGTEKTFSYQNSSKQPLNITFRVYNDGIAFRYAFPNHSDSSLSITDEATGYIIPQGTSRWMQSYDKSYEKFYVLNTGSSEEKKAGEWAFPALYKVNDHPIWVLISEADITRQNCAARLSYKQGTNLYKVTYPSATKNWNGGAVSSLPWKSPWHVMMVGALADLVESTLVTDVSEPATFTDTKWIEPGSVAWVYWANNHGSKDYQKVVEYIDLAAKMKWPYVLIDWEWDVMSNGGTVKDAVNYARKKGIKALLWYNSGTDWLDPTPADRLLTHEKREKEFSWLNDIGVSGIKVDFFGGDQQEMMKYYMDILEDAAKHKLLVNFHGATIPRGWARTYPNLMSTEAVYGAEWYNNAGILTDMAASHNTTLPFTRNIVGPMDYTPVTFSNSQHEHKTSFAHELALAVVFESGLQHFADRPSAYYGLADAPRKFLMAFPTTWDETKLIDGYPGQMVVIARRKGKLWYVAGLNGKDILQTLNLSLSFLGNSDYSFQIFKDGEDAKSVTSETTIVKKTDILHIQCPPRGGFAGVISEK; via the coding sequence ATGAAACATCTTTTGTTAGTGCTGGGCCTTTTTTTGGGTCTCATGGGTTATGCGCAAGAAATTTTATCCCCTAATAAAAAAATTAAGGTAGTTGTTGAAATGCAGCCGGCAGGCCAAAAAGGGTTGGGCCAGGCTTGTTTTAAAGTGCTGTATAAAAGTAATGGAACTTATGTTGAAGCGCTGCCAGCTTCGCCATTAGGCATTGTAAGGGCCGACCAGGAATTTGTATCAAATCTCAAACTTGTTGAAGAGGGCAAGCCTGTCGCGGTTCACGACAAATATGAAATGCTCATTGGAAAGCGGAGACTTTGTGAAGATTTTGGCACCGAAAAAACATTTAGCTATCAAAATTCCTCAAAACAACCACTTAATATCACTTTCAGGGTTTATAATGATGGGATTGCGTTCAGGTACGCTTTCCCCAATCACTCTGATTCCAGTTTGTCAATTACAGATGAAGCAACAGGTTATATAATACCTCAGGGTACATCGAGATGGATGCAATCCTATGATAAATCTTACGAAAAGTTTTATGTGCTTAATACCGGTTCAAGCGAAGAAAAAAAAGCAGGTGAATGGGCATTCCCTGCTTTGTATAAGGTTAATGACCATCCGATATGGGTGCTAATTTCAGAGGCAGATATAACCCGGCAAAATTGTGCGGCCAGGCTTAGTTACAAGCAAGGCACAAATCTGTATAAGGTTACTTATCCCTCTGCAACGAAAAACTGGAATGGAGGAGCAGTTTCCAGTCTGCCATGGAAATCGCCATGGCATGTGATGATGGTTGGCGCATTAGCTGACCTGGTAGAAAGTACACTGGTTACCGACGTAAGTGAGCCCGCTACTTTTACTGACACGAAATGGATTGAGCCTGGAAGCGTGGCCTGGGTGTACTGGGCAAATAACCACGGCTCAAAGGACTATCAGAAGGTGGTAGAATACATCGACCTGGCAGCGAAAATGAAATGGCCCTATGTACTTATAGACTGGGAATGGGATGTAATGTCAAATGGCGGAACTGTAAAGGATGCAGTAAATTATGCCAGGAAAAAAGGCATCAAAGCGCTCTTATGGTACAATTCGGGTACCGATTGGCTCGATCCGACTCCTGCAGACAGGCTGTTAACACATGAGAAAAGGGAAAAGGAGTTTTCATGGCTGAATGATATTGGCGTATCGGGCATCAAGGTCGATTTTTTCGGAGGAGACCAGCAGGAGATGATGAAATATTATATGGATATCCTGGAAGACGCAGCAAAACATAAGCTGCTGGTAAATTTTCACGGAGCTACTATACCCCGCGGCTGGGCGCGTACTTACCCCAATTTGATGAGTACCGAAGCTGTATACGGTGCGGAGTGGTATAATAACGCCGGCATCTTAACTGACATGGCTGCTTCACATAACACGACCTTGCCGTTTACGCGGAATATAGTGGGTCCTATGGACTATACACCGGTAACTTTTTCCAATTCGCAGCACGAACATAAAACGTCCTTTGCCCACGAGCTGGCTTTGGCTGTGGTATTTGAATCCGGATTACAGCATTTTGCAGACAGGCCCTCTGCCTATTACGGTTTAGCTGACGCACCGCGTAAGTTTCTAATGGCATTTCCTACAACATGGGATGAAACAAAACTGATAGACGGCTATCCTGGCCAAATGGTTGTTATTGCTCGAAGAAAAGGCAAACTATGGTATGTTGCCGGGCTTAATGGGAAAGATATATTGCAAACACTCAATCTTAGTCTTTCCTTTTTAGGCAACTCAGATTATTCTTTCCAAATATTTAAAGATGGAGAAGATGCAAAGTCTGTTACAAGTGAAACCACTATTGTGAAGAAAACAGATATACTTCACATTCAATGCCCGCCCAGGGGCGGCTTTGCAGGAGTAATAAGCGAAAAATAA